One region of Ascaphus truei isolate aAscTru1 chromosome 13, aAscTru1.hap1, whole genome shotgun sequence genomic DNA includes:
- the PATZ1 gene encoding POZ-, AT hook-, and zinc finger-containing protein 1 isoform X2, which yields MERLAEGCGPSYYTYQVSRHSADVLQNLNQQRKSGGLFCDVVLRVGEDSFPAHRAVLAACSQYFESVLGEAEGPNPRELEMHTISSKVFGDILDFAYTARIVVRLESFPELMTAAKFLLMRSVIDICQEVIKQSNVHILVPPARPDLMLFRPGGATDLGFPLDMTNGAVLGGSGIAGSLGVEEEDSVRPGQAVPSQAPLLSLGGSPHMLHPQYQGGMQGLGGKRGRGRPRKPSVLDSVLFGTAGGLRDVGVLPCGLCDKVFTDPLRLRQHEAQHGVTSLQLGYGDLQTPRLGENGMAQEELGTPRKRSRARKQVGCDLCGKIFRDVYHLNRHKLSHSGEKPYSCPVCGLRFKRKDRMSYHVRSHDGSVGKPYICQSCGKGFSRPDHLNGHIKQVHTSERPHKCEKTAEGFDSEVRSEQARGGGQTCNSSFATRDRLRSHLACHEDKVPCQVCGKYLRAAYMADHLKKHSEGPSNFCSICNRGFSSASYLKVHVKTHHGALLSAGPHRPESVPNGAALFHCVRTCGVKEGEKCPHGEQESSDSYGDMSDASDLKSPEKQTAAGAYAACDLVIPKKLEQEPEKRFPCTECGSFFRSRAYLSKHIQKVHARPLGAPLGDMGPVLGPALGPVLGPVLGPPLGPPLGPSLGPALGSALGSPFSPQQNMSLLESFGFQIVQSAFASSLVDPEGEQQGLGSEGK from the exons ATGGAGCGTCTGGCAGAGGGCTGCGGCCCATCATATTACACCTACCAGGTGAGCCGGCACAGCGCCGACGTTCTGCAGAACCTCAACCAGCAGCGCAAGAGTGGGGGACTCTTCTGTGACGTAGTGCTGCGCGTGGGAGAGGACAGCTTCCCCGCCCACCGCGCAGTGCTGGCCGCCTGCAGCCAGTACTTTGAAtcggtgctgggggaggcagaggggcccAACCCCCGCGAGCTGGAGATGCATACCATCAGCTCCAAGGTGTTCGGGGACATCCTTGACTTTGCGTACACCGCGCGCATCGTCGTGCGTCTGGAGAGCTTCCCCGAACTCATGACGGCCGCCAAGTTCCTGCTCATGCGCTCGGTCATCGACATCTGCCAGGAGGTCATCAAGCAGTCCAACGTACATATCCTGGTGCCCCCCGCACGGCCGGACCTCATGCTATTCCGCCCGGGGGGCGCCACCGATCTGGGCTTCCCGCTGGACATGACTAACGGGGCTGTGCTGGGGGGCTCCGGCATTGCGGGGTCCCTGGGGGTGGAAGAGGAGGATTCGGTGCGCCCGGGGCAGGCAGTGCCAAGCCAGGCCCCGCTGCTGTCCTTGGGGGGCTCCCCACATATGCTACACCCCCAATACCAGGGGGGGatgcaggggctgggggggaagcgAGGCCGCGGAAGGCCAAGGAAGCCCAGCGTGTTGGACTCTGTGTTGTTCGGGACAGCGGGGGGCTTGCGGGATGTGGGGGTGCTGCCCTGCGGGCTCTGTGACAAAGTCTTTACGGATCCCCTCCGCCTGCGGCAGCACGAGGCCCAGCACGGGGTCACCAGCCTGCAGCTGGGGTACGGGGACTTGCAGACCCCCCGCCTGGGGGAGAACGGGATGGCCCAGGAGGAGCTCGGGACCCCCAGGAAAAGGAGCCGGGCCAGGAAGCAGGTGGGGTGCGACCTGTGCGGCAAGATCTTCCGGGACGTCTACCACCTGAACCGGCACAAGCTGTCCCACTCCGGGGAGAAGCCGTACTCCTGCCCGGTGTGCGGCCTGCGGTTCAAACGCAAGGACCGCATGTCCTACCACGTGCGCTCGCACGACGGCTCCGTGGGGAAGCCCTACATCTGCCAGAGCTGCGGGAAGGGGTTCTCCAG gccTGATCACCTGAACGGACACATCAAGCAGGTTCACACATCCGAGAGACCGCACAAGTGTGAG AAAACTGCTGAAGGATTTGACAGTGAAGTGCGCAGTGAGCAGGCGAGAGGAGGAGGACAG acatgtaACTCTTCCTTCGCCACGCGGGACCGGCTGCGCTCGCACTTGGCGTGTCACGAGGACAAGGTACCGTGTCAGGTGTGCGGGAAATACCTGCGGGCGGCTTATATGGCCGACCACCTGAAGAAGCACAGCGAGGGGCCCAGCAACTTCTGCAGCATCTGTAACCGAG GTTTCTCCTCCGCCTCGTACTTAAAGGTCCATGTAAAAACacatcatggcgccctcctcagTGCGGGCCCCCACCGCCCGGAGTCCGTCCCCAACGGGGCAGCGCTCTTCCACTGTGTCCGGACCTGTGGCGTGAAAG AAGGGGAGAAGTGTCCGCACGGGGAGCAGGAGAGCTCCGATTCCTACGGAGACATGTCCGACGCCAGCGACCTCAAGTCCCCGGAGAAGCAAACCGCCGCCGGCGCGTACGCCGCCTGCGACCTGGTGATCCCCAAGAAGCTGGAGCAGGAACCCGAGAAGCGCTTCCCCTGCACGGAGTGCGGCAGCTTCTTCCGCTCCAGGGCTTACCTCAGCAAGCACATCCAGAAGGTGCACGCCCGGCCCCTGGGGGCCCCACTGGGGGACATGGGGCCGGTGCTCGGCCCCGCTCTTGGCCCCGTCTTGGGCCCGGTCCTGGGCCCTCCGCTCGGCCCCCCTCTGGGGCCCTCCCTCGGGCCGGCTCTGGGCTCAGCACTgggctctcccttctccccccaacaGAACATGTCGCTGCTGGAGTCGTTCGGGTTCCAGATTGTGCAATCCGCGTTCGCCTCGTCCCTTGTGGATCCGGAGGGGGAGCAGCAGGGGCTTGGGAGCGAGGGGAAGTGA
- the PATZ1 gene encoding POZ-, AT hook-, and zinc finger-containing protein 1 isoform X6 translates to MERLAEGCGPSYYTYQVSRHSADVLQNLNQQRKSGGLFCDVVLRVGEDSFPAHRAVLAACSQYFESVLGEAEGPNPRELEMHTISSKVFGDILDFAYTARIVVRLESFPELMTAAKFLLMRSVIDICQEVIKQSNVHILVPPARPDLMLFRPGGATDLGFPLDMTNGAVLGGSGIAGSLGVEEEDSVRPGQAVPSQAPLLSLGGSPHMLHPQYQGGMQGLGGKRGRGRPRKPSVLDSVLFGTAGGLRDVGVLPCGLCDKVFTDPLRLRQHEAQHGVTSLQLGYGDLQTPRLGENGMAQEELGTPRKRSRARKQVGCDLCGKIFRDVYHLNRHKLSHSGEKPYSCPVCGLRFKRKDRMSYHVRSHDGSVGKPYICQSCGKGFSRPDHLNGHIKQVHTSERPHKCEKTAEGFDSEVRSEQARGGGQTCNSSFATRDRLRSHLACHEDKVPCQVCGKYLRAAYMADHLKKHSEGPSNFCSICNREGEKCPHGEQESSDSYGDMSDASDLKSPEKQTAAGAYAACDLVIPKKLEQEPEKRFPCTECGSFFRSRAYLSKHIQKVHARPLGAPLGDMGPVLGPALGPVLGPVLGPPLGPPLGPSLGPALGSALGSPFSPQQNMSLLESFGFQIVQSAFASSLVDPEGEQQGLGSEGK, encoded by the exons ATGGAGCGTCTGGCAGAGGGCTGCGGCCCATCATATTACACCTACCAGGTGAGCCGGCACAGCGCCGACGTTCTGCAGAACCTCAACCAGCAGCGCAAGAGTGGGGGACTCTTCTGTGACGTAGTGCTGCGCGTGGGAGAGGACAGCTTCCCCGCCCACCGCGCAGTGCTGGCCGCCTGCAGCCAGTACTTTGAAtcggtgctgggggaggcagaggggcccAACCCCCGCGAGCTGGAGATGCATACCATCAGCTCCAAGGTGTTCGGGGACATCCTTGACTTTGCGTACACCGCGCGCATCGTCGTGCGTCTGGAGAGCTTCCCCGAACTCATGACGGCCGCCAAGTTCCTGCTCATGCGCTCGGTCATCGACATCTGCCAGGAGGTCATCAAGCAGTCCAACGTACATATCCTGGTGCCCCCCGCACGGCCGGACCTCATGCTATTCCGCCCGGGGGGCGCCACCGATCTGGGCTTCCCGCTGGACATGACTAACGGGGCTGTGCTGGGGGGCTCCGGCATTGCGGGGTCCCTGGGGGTGGAAGAGGAGGATTCGGTGCGCCCGGGGCAGGCAGTGCCAAGCCAGGCCCCGCTGCTGTCCTTGGGGGGCTCCCCACATATGCTACACCCCCAATACCAGGGGGGGatgcaggggctgggggggaagcgAGGCCGCGGAAGGCCAAGGAAGCCCAGCGTGTTGGACTCTGTGTTGTTCGGGACAGCGGGGGGCTTGCGGGATGTGGGGGTGCTGCCCTGCGGGCTCTGTGACAAAGTCTTTACGGATCCCCTCCGCCTGCGGCAGCACGAGGCCCAGCACGGGGTCACCAGCCTGCAGCTGGGGTACGGGGACTTGCAGACCCCCCGCCTGGGGGAGAACGGGATGGCCCAGGAGGAGCTCGGGACCCCCAGGAAAAGGAGCCGGGCCAGGAAGCAGGTGGGGTGCGACCTGTGCGGCAAGATCTTCCGGGACGTCTACCACCTGAACCGGCACAAGCTGTCCCACTCCGGGGAGAAGCCGTACTCCTGCCCGGTGTGCGGCCTGCGGTTCAAACGCAAGGACCGCATGTCCTACCACGTGCGCTCGCACGACGGCTCCGTGGGGAAGCCCTACATCTGCCAGAGCTGCGGGAAGGGGTTCTCCAG gccTGATCACCTGAACGGACACATCAAGCAGGTTCACACATCCGAGAGACCGCACAAGTGTGAG AAAACTGCTGAAGGATTTGACAGTGAAGTGCGCAGTGAGCAGGCGAGAGGAGGAGGACAG acatgtaACTCTTCCTTCGCCACGCGGGACCGGCTGCGCTCGCACTTGGCGTGTCACGAGGACAAGGTACCGTGTCAGGTGTGCGGGAAATACCTGCGGGCGGCTTATATGGCCGACCACCTGAAGAAGCACAGCGAGGGGCCCAGCAACTTCTGCAGCATCTGTAACCGAG AAGGGGAGAAGTGTCCGCACGGGGAGCAGGAGAGCTCCGATTCCTACGGAGACATGTCCGACGCCAGCGACCTCAAGTCCCCGGAGAAGCAAACCGCCGCCGGCGCGTACGCCGCCTGCGACCTGGTGATCCCCAAGAAGCTGGAGCAGGAACCCGAGAAGCGCTTCCCCTGCACGGAGTGCGGCAGCTTCTTCCGCTCCAGGGCTTACCTCAGCAAGCACATCCAGAAGGTGCACGCCCGGCCCCTGGGGGCCCCACTGGGGGACATGGGGCCGGTGCTCGGCCCCGCTCTTGGCCCCGTCTTGGGCCCGGTCCTGGGCCCTCCGCTCGGCCCCCCTCTGGGGCCCTCCCTCGGGCCGGCTCTGGGCTCAGCACTgggctctcccttctccccccaacaGAACATGTCGCTGCTGGAGTCGTTCGGGTTCCAGATTGTGCAATCCGCGTTCGCCTCGTCCCTTGTGGATCCGGAGGGGGAGCAGCAGGGGCTTGGGAGCGAGGGGAAGTGA
- the PATZ1 gene encoding POZ-, AT hook-, and zinc finger-containing protein 1 isoform X4, with translation MERLAEGCGPSYYTYQVSRHSADVLQNLNQQRKSGGLFCDVVLRVGEDSFPAHRAVLAACSQYFESVLGEAEGPNPRELEMHTISSKVFGDILDFAYTARIVVRLESFPELMTAAKFLLMRSVIDICQEVIKQSNVHILVPPARPDLMLFRPGGATDLGFPLDMTNGAVLGGSGIAGSLGVEEEDSVRPGQAVPSQAPLLSLGGSPHMLHPQYQGGMQGLGGKRGRGRPRKPSVLDSVLFGTAGGLRDVGVLPCGLCDKVFTDPLRLRQHEAQHGVTSLQLGYGDLQTPRLGENGMAQEELGTPRKRSRARKQVGCDLCGKIFRDVYHLNRHKLSHSGEKPYSCPVCGLRFKRKDRMSYHVRSHDGSVGKPYICQSCGKGFSRPDHLNGHIKQVHTSERPHKCETCNSSFATRDRLRSHLACHEDKVPCQVCGKYLRAAYMADHLKKHSEGPSNFCSICNRGFSSASYLKVHVKTHHGALLSAGPHRPESVPNGAALFHCVRTCGVKEGEKCPHGEQESSDSYGDMSDASDLKSPEKQTAAGAYAACDLVIPKKLEQEPEKRFPCTECGSFFRSRAYLSKHIQKVHARPLGAPLGDMGPVLGPALGPVLGPVLGPPLGPPLGPSLGPALGSALGSPFSPQQNMSLLESFGFQIVQSAFASSLVDPEGEQQGLGSEGK, from the exons ATGGAGCGTCTGGCAGAGGGCTGCGGCCCATCATATTACACCTACCAGGTGAGCCGGCACAGCGCCGACGTTCTGCAGAACCTCAACCAGCAGCGCAAGAGTGGGGGACTCTTCTGTGACGTAGTGCTGCGCGTGGGAGAGGACAGCTTCCCCGCCCACCGCGCAGTGCTGGCCGCCTGCAGCCAGTACTTTGAAtcggtgctgggggaggcagaggggcccAACCCCCGCGAGCTGGAGATGCATACCATCAGCTCCAAGGTGTTCGGGGACATCCTTGACTTTGCGTACACCGCGCGCATCGTCGTGCGTCTGGAGAGCTTCCCCGAACTCATGACGGCCGCCAAGTTCCTGCTCATGCGCTCGGTCATCGACATCTGCCAGGAGGTCATCAAGCAGTCCAACGTACATATCCTGGTGCCCCCCGCACGGCCGGACCTCATGCTATTCCGCCCGGGGGGCGCCACCGATCTGGGCTTCCCGCTGGACATGACTAACGGGGCTGTGCTGGGGGGCTCCGGCATTGCGGGGTCCCTGGGGGTGGAAGAGGAGGATTCGGTGCGCCCGGGGCAGGCAGTGCCAAGCCAGGCCCCGCTGCTGTCCTTGGGGGGCTCCCCACATATGCTACACCCCCAATACCAGGGGGGGatgcaggggctgggggggaagcgAGGCCGCGGAAGGCCAAGGAAGCCCAGCGTGTTGGACTCTGTGTTGTTCGGGACAGCGGGGGGCTTGCGGGATGTGGGGGTGCTGCCCTGCGGGCTCTGTGACAAAGTCTTTACGGATCCCCTCCGCCTGCGGCAGCACGAGGCCCAGCACGGGGTCACCAGCCTGCAGCTGGGGTACGGGGACTTGCAGACCCCCCGCCTGGGGGAGAACGGGATGGCCCAGGAGGAGCTCGGGACCCCCAGGAAAAGGAGCCGGGCCAGGAAGCAGGTGGGGTGCGACCTGTGCGGCAAGATCTTCCGGGACGTCTACCACCTGAACCGGCACAAGCTGTCCCACTCCGGGGAGAAGCCGTACTCCTGCCCGGTGTGCGGCCTGCGGTTCAAACGCAAGGACCGCATGTCCTACCACGTGCGCTCGCACGACGGCTCCGTGGGGAAGCCCTACATCTGCCAGAGCTGCGGGAAGGGGTTCTCCAG gccTGATCACCTGAACGGACACATCAAGCAGGTTCACACATCCGAGAGACCGCACAAGTGTGAG acatgtaACTCTTCCTTCGCCACGCGGGACCGGCTGCGCTCGCACTTGGCGTGTCACGAGGACAAGGTACCGTGTCAGGTGTGCGGGAAATACCTGCGGGCGGCTTATATGGCCGACCACCTGAAGAAGCACAGCGAGGGGCCCAGCAACTTCTGCAGCATCTGTAACCGAG GTTTCTCCTCCGCCTCGTACTTAAAGGTCCATGTAAAAACacatcatggcgccctcctcagTGCGGGCCCCCACCGCCCGGAGTCCGTCCCCAACGGGGCAGCGCTCTTCCACTGTGTCCGGACCTGTGGCGTGAAAG AAGGGGAGAAGTGTCCGCACGGGGAGCAGGAGAGCTCCGATTCCTACGGAGACATGTCCGACGCCAGCGACCTCAAGTCCCCGGAGAAGCAAACCGCCGCCGGCGCGTACGCCGCCTGCGACCTGGTGATCCCCAAGAAGCTGGAGCAGGAACCCGAGAAGCGCTTCCCCTGCACGGAGTGCGGCAGCTTCTTCCGCTCCAGGGCTTACCTCAGCAAGCACATCCAGAAGGTGCACGCCCGGCCCCTGGGGGCCCCACTGGGGGACATGGGGCCGGTGCTCGGCCCCGCTCTTGGCCCCGTCTTGGGCCCGGTCCTGGGCCCTCCGCTCGGCCCCCCTCTGGGGCCCTCCCTCGGGCCGGCTCTGGGCTCAGCACTgggctctcccttctccccccaacaGAACATGTCGCTGCTGGAGTCGTTCGGGTTCCAGATTGTGCAATCCGCGTTCGCCTCGTCCCTTGTGGATCCGGAGGGGGAGCAGCAGGGGCTTGGGAGCGAGGGGAAGTGA
- the PATZ1 gene encoding POZ-, AT hook-, and zinc finger-containing protein 1 isoform X1: MERLAEGCGPSYYTYQVSRHSADVLQNLNQQRKSGGLFCDVVLRVGEDSFPAHRAVLAACSQYFESVLGEAEGPNPRELEMHTISSKVFGDILDFAYTARIVVRLESFPELMTAAKFLLMRSVIDICQEVIKQSNVHILVPPARPDLMLFRPGGATDLGFPLDMTNGAVLGGSGIAGSLGVEEEDSVRPGQAVPSQAPLLSLGGSPHMLHPQYQGGMQGLGGKRGRGRPRKPSVLDSVLFGTAGGLRDVGVLPCGLCDKVFTDPLRLRQHEAQHGVTSLQLGYGDLQTPRLGENGMAQEELGTPRKRSRARKQVGCDLCGKIFRDVYHLNRHKLSHSGEKPYSCPVCGLRFKRKDRMSYHVRSHDGSVGKPYICQSCGKGFSRPDHLNGHIKQVHTSERPHKCEVWLGSEKTAEGFDSEVRSEQARGGGQTCNSSFATRDRLRSHLACHEDKVPCQVCGKYLRAAYMADHLKKHSEGPSNFCSICNRGFSSASYLKVHVKTHHGALLSAGPHRPESVPNGAALFHCVRTCGVKEGEKCPHGEQESSDSYGDMSDASDLKSPEKQTAAGAYAACDLVIPKKLEQEPEKRFPCTECGSFFRSRAYLSKHIQKVHARPLGAPLGDMGPVLGPALGPVLGPVLGPPLGPPLGPSLGPALGSALGSPFSPQQNMSLLESFGFQIVQSAFASSLVDPEGEQQGLGSEGK, translated from the exons ATGGAGCGTCTGGCAGAGGGCTGCGGCCCATCATATTACACCTACCAGGTGAGCCGGCACAGCGCCGACGTTCTGCAGAACCTCAACCAGCAGCGCAAGAGTGGGGGACTCTTCTGTGACGTAGTGCTGCGCGTGGGAGAGGACAGCTTCCCCGCCCACCGCGCAGTGCTGGCCGCCTGCAGCCAGTACTTTGAAtcggtgctgggggaggcagaggggcccAACCCCCGCGAGCTGGAGATGCATACCATCAGCTCCAAGGTGTTCGGGGACATCCTTGACTTTGCGTACACCGCGCGCATCGTCGTGCGTCTGGAGAGCTTCCCCGAACTCATGACGGCCGCCAAGTTCCTGCTCATGCGCTCGGTCATCGACATCTGCCAGGAGGTCATCAAGCAGTCCAACGTACATATCCTGGTGCCCCCCGCACGGCCGGACCTCATGCTATTCCGCCCGGGGGGCGCCACCGATCTGGGCTTCCCGCTGGACATGACTAACGGGGCTGTGCTGGGGGGCTCCGGCATTGCGGGGTCCCTGGGGGTGGAAGAGGAGGATTCGGTGCGCCCGGGGCAGGCAGTGCCAAGCCAGGCCCCGCTGCTGTCCTTGGGGGGCTCCCCACATATGCTACACCCCCAATACCAGGGGGGGatgcaggggctgggggggaagcgAGGCCGCGGAAGGCCAAGGAAGCCCAGCGTGTTGGACTCTGTGTTGTTCGGGACAGCGGGGGGCTTGCGGGATGTGGGGGTGCTGCCCTGCGGGCTCTGTGACAAAGTCTTTACGGATCCCCTCCGCCTGCGGCAGCACGAGGCCCAGCACGGGGTCACCAGCCTGCAGCTGGGGTACGGGGACTTGCAGACCCCCCGCCTGGGGGAGAACGGGATGGCCCAGGAGGAGCTCGGGACCCCCAGGAAAAGGAGCCGGGCCAGGAAGCAGGTGGGGTGCGACCTGTGCGGCAAGATCTTCCGGGACGTCTACCACCTGAACCGGCACAAGCTGTCCCACTCCGGGGAGAAGCCGTACTCCTGCCCGGTGTGCGGCCTGCGGTTCAAACGCAAGGACCGCATGTCCTACCACGTGCGCTCGCACGACGGCTCCGTGGGGAAGCCCTACATCTGCCAGAGCTGCGGGAAGGGGTTCTCCAG gccTGATCACCTGAACGGACACATCAAGCAGGTTCACACATCCGAGAGACCGCACAAGTGTGAGGTATGGCTGGGGTCGGAG AAAACTGCTGAAGGATTTGACAGTGAAGTGCGCAGTGAGCAGGCGAGAGGAGGAGGACAG acatgtaACTCTTCCTTCGCCACGCGGGACCGGCTGCGCTCGCACTTGGCGTGTCACGAGGACAAGGTACCGTGTCAGGTGTGCGGGAAATACCTGCGGGCGGCTTATATGGCCGACCACCTGAAGAAGCACAGCGAGGGGCCCAGCAACTTCTGCAGCATCTGTAACCGAG GTTTCTCCTCCGCCTCGTACTTAAAGGTCCATGTAAAAACacatcatggcgccctcctcagTGCGGGCCCCCACCGCCCGGAGTCCGTCCCCAACGGGGCAGCGCTCTTCCACTGTGTCCGGACCTGTGGCGTGAAAG AAGGGGAGAAGTGTCCGCACGGGGAGCAGGAGAGCTCCGATTCCTACGGAGACATGTCCGACGCCAGCGACCTCAAGTCCCCGGAGAAGCAAACCGCCGCCGGCGCGTACGCCGCCTGCGACCTGGTGATCCCCAAGAAGCTGGAGCAGGAACCCGAGAAGCGCTTCCCCTGCACGGAGTGCGGCAGCTTCTTCCGCTCCAGGGCTTACCTCAGCAAGCACATCCAGAAGGTGCACGCCCGGCCCCTGGGGGCCCCACTGGGGGACATGGGGCCGGTGCTCGGCCCCGCTCTTGGCCCCGTCTTGGGCCCGGTCCTGGGCCCTCCGCTCGGCCCCCCTCTGGGGCCCTCCCTCGGGCCGGCTCTGGGCTCAGCACTgggctctcccttctccccccaacaGAACATGTCGCTGCTGGAGTCGTTCGGGTTCCAGATTGTGCAATCCGCGTTCGCCTCGTCCCTTGTGGATCCGGAGGGGGAGCAGCAGGGGCTTGGGAGCGAGGGGAAGTGA
- the PATZ1 gene encoding POZ-, AT hook-, and zinc finger-containing protein 1 isoform X5, which produces MERLAEGCGPSYYTYQVSRHSADVLQNLNQQRKSGGLFCDVVLRVGEDSFPAHRAVLAACSQYFESVLGEAEGPNPRELEMHTISSKVFGDILDFAYTARIVVRLESFPELMTAAKFLLMRSVIDICQEVIKQSNVHILVPPARPDLMLFRPGGATDLGFPLDMTNGAVLGGSGIAGSLGVEEEDSVRPGQAVPSQAPLLSLGGSPHMLHPQYQGGMQGLGGKRGRGRPRKPSVLDSVLFGTAGGLRDVGVLPCGLCDKVFTDPLRLRQHEAQHGVTSLQLGYGDLQTPRLGENGMAQEELGTPRKRSRARKQVGCDLCGKIFRDVYHLNRHKLSHSGEKPYSCPVCGLRFKRKDRMSYHVRSHDGSVGKPYICQSCGKGFSRPDHLNGHIKQVHTSERPHKCEVWLGSEKTAEGFDSEVRSEQARGGGQTCNSSFATRDRLRSHLACHEDKVPCQVCGKYLRAAYMADHLKKHSEGPSNFCSICNREGEKCPHGEQESSDSYGDMSDASDLKSPEKQTAAGAYAACDLVIPKKLEQEPEKRFPCTECGSFFRSRAYLSKHIQKVHARPLGAPLGDMGPVLGPALGPVLGPVLGPPLGPPLGPSLGPALGSALGSPFSPQQNMSLLESFGFQIVQSAFASSLVDPEGEQQGLGSEGK; this is translated from the exons ATGGAGCGTCTGGCAGAGGGCTGCGGCCCATCATATTACACCTACCAGGTGAGCCGGCACAGCGCCGACGTTCTGCAGAACCTCAACCAGCAGCGCAAGAGTGGGGGACTCTTCTGTGACGTAGTGCTGCGCGTGGGAGAGGACAGCTTCCCCGCCCACCGCGCAGTGCTGGCCGCCTGCAGCCAGTACTTTGAAtcggtgctgggggaggcagaggggcccAACCCCCGCGAGCTGGAGATGCATACCATCAGCTCCAAGGTGTTCGGGGACATCCTTGACTTTGCGTACACCGCGCGCATCGTCGTGCGTCTGGAGAGCTTCCCCGAACTCATGACGGCCGCCAAGTTCCTGCTCATGCGCTCGGTCATCGACATCTGCCAGGAGGTCATCAAGCAGTCCAACGTACATATCCTGGTGCCCCCCGCACGGCCGGACCTCATGCTATTCCGCCCGGGGGGCGCCACCGATCTGGGCTTCCCGCTGGACATGACTAACGGGGCTGTGCTGGGGGGCTCCGGCATTGCGGGGTCCCTGGGGGTGGAAGAGGAGGATTCGGTGCGCCCGGGGCAGGCAGTGCCAAGCCAGGCCCCGCTGCTGTCCTTGGGGGGCTCCCCACATATGCTACACCCCCAATACCAGGGGGGGatgcaggggctgggggggaagcgAGGCCGCGGAAGGCCAAGGAAGCCCAGCGTGTTGGACTCTGTGTTGTTCGGGACAGCGGGGGGCTTGCGGGATGTGGGGGTGCTGCCCTGCGGGCTCTGTGACAAAGTCTTTACGGATCCCCTCCGCCTGCGGCAGCACGAGGCCCAGCACGGGGTCACCAGCCTGCAGCTGGGGTACGGGGACTTGCAGACCCCCCGCCTGGGGGAGAACGGGATGGCCCAGGAGGAGCTCGGGACCCCCAGGAAAAGGAGCCGGGCCAGGAAGCAGGTGGGGTGCGACCTGTGCGGCAAGATCTTCCGGGACGTCTACCACCTGAACCGGCACAAGCTGTCCCACTCCGGGGAGAAGCCGTACTCCTGCCCGGTGTGCGGCCTGCGGTTCAAACGCAAGGACCGCATGTCCTACCACGTGCGCTCGCACGACGGCTCCGTGGGGAAGCCCTACATCTGCCAGAGCTGCGGGAAGGGGTTCTCCAG gccTGATCACCTGAACGGACACATCAAGCAGGTTCACACATCCGAGAGACCGCACAAGTGTGAGGTATGGCTGGGGTCGGAG AAAACTGCTGAAGGATTTGACAGTGAAGTGCGCAGTGAGCAGGCGAGAGGAGGAGGACAG acatgtaACTCTTCCTTCGCCACGCGGGACCGGCTGCGCTCGCACTTGGCGTGTCACGAGGACAAGGTACCGTGTCAGGTGTGCGGGAAATACCTGCGGGCGGCTTATATGGCCGACCACCTGAAGAAGCACAGCGAGGGGCCCAGCAACTTCTGCAGCATCTGTAACCGAG AAGGGGAGAAGTGTCCGCACGGGGAGCAGGAGAGCTCCGATTCCTACGGAGACATGTCCGACGCCAGCGACCTCAAGTCCCCGGAGAAGCAAACCGCCGCCGGCGCGTACGCCGCCTGCGACCTGGTGATCCCCAAGAAGCTGGAGCAGGAACCCGAGAAGCGCTTCCCCTGCACGGAGTGCGGCAGCTTCTTCCGCTCCAGGGCTTACCTCAGCAAGCACATCCAGAAGGTGCACGCCCGGCCCCTGGGGGCCCCACTGGGGGACATGGGGCCGGTGCTCGGCCCCGCTCTTGGCCCCGTCTTGGGCCCGGTCCTGGGCCCTCCGCTCGGCCCCCCTCTGGGGCCCTCCCTCGGGCCGGCTCTGGGCTCAGCACTgggctctcccttctccccccaacaGAACATGTCGCTGCTGGAGTCGTTCGGGTTCCAGATTGTGCAATCCGCGTTCGCCTCGTCCCTTGTGGATCCGGAGGGGGAGCAGCAGGGGCTTGGGAGCGAGGGGAAGTGA